A genome region from Amblyraja radiata isolate CabotCenter1 chromosome 32, sAmbRad1.1.pri, whole genome shotgun sequence includes the following:
- the ptges gene encoding prostaglandin E synthase, with translation MDSAVFACFAFYGSLLILKMYALAFITGQQRLRKKAFTNPEDAMRHGGLMYHRTDPDVERTRRAHRNDMENIYAFLFLGAVYSLTEPNLFIANVHFLVFFVARVVHSVAYVFAMKAPTRSLAYTIGQIPCVSIALQILVHAVAHW, from the exons ATGGACAGCGCCGTCTTCGCCTGCTTCGCCTTCTACGGCTCGCTGCTCATCCTGAAGATGTACGCACTGGCCTTCATCACCGGGCAACAGCGACTCCGCAAAAAG gCCTTTACCAACCCAGAGGATGCGATGAGACATGGCGGACTGATGTACCATCGGACTGATCCTGATGTGGAACGGACTCGAAG AGCCCACCGCAATGACATGGAAAACATCTATGCCTTCTTGTTCCTTGGTGCCGTCTACTCGCTGACGGAGCCCAACCTCTTCATTGCCAACGTCCATTTTCTGGTCTTCTTCGTAGCTCGGGTGGTTCATAGTGTTGCCTACGTGTTTGCAATGAAAGCTCCAACCCGTTCTCTGGCCTACACCATTGGACAGATCCCCTGCGTGTCCATCGCCCTGCAGATCCTTGTCCACGCGGTGGCCCATTGGTAG